A genomic region of Thermotoga sp. Ku-13t contains the following coding sequences:
- a CDS encoding M20 family metallopeptidase encodes MDEITLRRLIHQNPELAFEERNTQKLIVEFVRGLGVNNILTLGTGVLVFLERSEHDPYVIVRAEMDALPIREETDYPFRASNGKMHACGHDFHIAAVCWALRRILEEDKRGNYLFVFQPAEESGAGARKIVEHILRWDCDVKAAIAMHVTDEYPVGVVASRPGTLFSASCEVNVRVEGQSAHVAQHRLGRDALKGAVLFLSRVYTWDWKDDLVWFGKLVAGQIRNVVASEAMIEGTVRASESERLHGVIEVLQSFAREVEDETGLRVSVNPAIVYPEVMIDENLLSVLRRVCKENGIGFVECERKLTAEDFGYFSGHFRTLMFWFGVRQKPSIEGLHSPRFLPADELIPVAGNLLVHLLDSMREARV; translated from the coding sequence ATGGACGAGATCACGTTGAGAAGGTTGATTCATCAAAATCCTGAGCTCGCGTTCGAAGAGCGCAACACCCAGAAGCTGATAGTCGAGTTCGTCCGTGGACTGGGAGTGAACAACATCCTCACACTGGGGACCGGAGTGCTGGTGTTCCTGGAAAGGAGTGAGCACGATCCTTACGTGATTGTGAGGGCGGAGATGGACGCGTTGCCCATTCGAGAAGAGACAGACTATCCATTCCGGGCCAGCAACGGAAAAATGCACGCCTGTGGTCACGATTTCCACATAGCGGCGGTCTGCTGGGCGCTGAGGAGGATCTTGGAAGAAGACAAGCGGGGAAATTATTTGTTCGTTTTTCAGCCGGCTGAAGAGAGCGGCGCAGGTGCGAGAAAGATCGTTGAACACATCTTGCGGTGGGATTGCGATGTCAAAGCAGCCATAGCCATGCACGTGACGGACGAATATCCCGTGGGCGTAGTCGCAAGCAGGCCTGGCACACTCTTCAGTGCTTCCTGTGAAGTGAACGTTCGTGTGGAGGGTCAATCCGCGCACGTCGCCCAGCACCGGCTCGGTAGAGACGCTTTGAAGGGCGCGGTGTTGTTTCTGAGTCGGGTGTACACGTGGGATTGGAAAGATGATCTCGTTTGGTTCGGAAAGCTCGTTGCTGGTCAGATCAGAAACGTTGTGGCCAGTGAAGCGATGATCGAGGGAACGGTGAGGGCGAGTGAAAGTGAGAGACTGCACGGTGTGATCGAAGTACTTCAAAGCTTTGCAAGAGAAGTTGAAGACGAAACAGGGCTCAGAGTTTCTGTGAATCCGGCGATTGTGTACCCTGAAGTGATGATCGATGAGAACCTTCTGTCTGTGCTGAGACGTGTGTGCAAAGAAAATGGTATCGGGTTTGTTGAGTGTGAGAGAAAGCTCACCGCCGAAGATTTTGGTTATTTCTCGGGGCACTTCCGTACCCTGATGTTCTGGTTCGGTGTCAGACAGAAACCAAGTATCGAAGGTCTTCACTCTCCACGTTTTCTCCCTGCAGACGAATTGATCCCAGTCGCTGGGAATCTCCTTGTGCACCTCCTTGATTCGATGAGAGAAGCTCGGGTATGA
- a CDS encoding aminotransferase class III-fold pyridoxal phosphate-dependent enzyme, with amino-acid sequence MSHICPVYKPFPIQIDRARGIYIYSTDGKRYIDTFSGIGVLAFGHSDEDIKKAMIEKMERYMHISNFFLDEDAEIVAEKLIQKTGRDGKVFFTNSGAEANEAALKAVKKFRKGLIVSFERNFHGRTIAALSVTGFDGLRKPFEPLLSDVVFLPHNDVDSFKKLLNERGKEIAAVFLECVHGSGGLNVLDGELAKLIKEARREFGFLLVADEVQAGLGRTGKFFSYQHFDLQPDIVTVAKALGGGLPLGAVLFLEDVADVFGYSEHGSTFAPNPVALAGARIVLNKLTDEFIHRVAEKGRFMKERLLRMGSGILTVKGLGLMIGVEVNVNPEVLKQVALKNGLLLNVVSGNVVRFLPALNISFDQIEEMLELFERSLNEVYGRDHVEKVDSSKS; translated from the coding sequence ATGAGCCACATCTGCCCAGTTTATAAACCCTTTCCGATCCAGATCGACAGAGCCAGGGGGATATACATTTACTCCACGGACGGAAAACGTTACATTGACACTTTCTCCGGAATCGGTGTTCTGGCGTTTGGTCACAGTGATGAAGACATAAAAAAGGCCATGATCGAGAAGATGGAGCGCTACATGCACATTTCGAACTTCTTCCTCGATGAAGATGCAGAAATCGTGGCGGAGAAACTGATCCAAAAGACCGGTAGAGACGGCAAGGTGTTCTTCACGAACTCGGGCGCGGAAGCGAACGAGGCTGCTCTGAAAGCCGTTAAGAAGTTCCGAAAAGGATTGATCGTGTCGTTCGAGAGGAATTTCCATGGCAGGACGATCGCTGCTCTGTCCGTGACAGGTTTCGATGGTTTGAGAAAGCCTTTCGAGCCACTCCTTTCTGACGTGGTTTTTCTTCCACACAACGACGTTGATTCATTCAAAAAACTGTTAAACGAGAGAGGAAAAGAGATCGCGGCAGTTTTCTTGGAATGTGTTCATGGAAGCGGTGGTTTGAACGTCCTGGATGGTGAACTTGCGAAACTCATAAAGGAGGCCAGGCGAGAATTCGGTTTCCTTCTGGTGGCCGACGAGGTCCAGGCGGGGCTGGGCAGGACCGGTAAGTTCTTCTCGTACCAGCACTTCGATCTTCAACCTGATATCGTGACGGTGGCCAAGGCACTCGGCGGAGGTTTGCCACTCGGTGCGGTGCTCTTCCTTGAGGATGTCGCGGACGTTTTCGGCTATTCGGAGCACGGTTCGACCTTCGCGCCGAATCCCGTGGCGCTGGCTGGTGCGAGAATCGTTCTGAACAAACTCACAGACGAGTTCATTCATCGAGTCGCCGAAAAGGGCAGGTTCATGAAAGAAAGACTTCTTCGAATGGGTTCAGGAATACTGACAGTAAAAGGACTCGGTTTGATGATCGGCGTTGAGGTGAACGTCAATCCAGAGGTACTGAAGCAGGTGGCTCTGAAAAACGGTTTGCTTTTGAACGTGGTCTCTGGCAACGTTGTGAGGTTCCTTCCGGCGCTGAACATCAGTTTTGATCAGATCGAGGAGATGCTGGAATTGTTCGAAAGGAGTTTGAACGAGGTGTATGGACGAGATCACGTTGAGAAGGTTGATTCATCAAAATCCTGA
- a CDS encoding sodium-translocating pyrophosphatase: MLFVFITSLLGIAYVLFLAFKILDSSPGNERMVQLSKIIQDGARSFLLSEYKVFLPFVLALSSLLGFSLEWKIAGTFLVGAAFSTLSGFFGMTIATKANVRTSWAARQGLGRALKIAFSGGAVMGLTVSSLGLLGLTVVYVLTKDVTKVSYYSLGASFVALFARVGGGIFTKAADVGADIVGKTEANLPEDDPRNPAVIADNVGDNVGDVAGMGADLFESYVGSIFSALALAFALGEKQKLDLILFTVSVGLLASIFAVLLTRSLSDRAKDAATALRLGTIVANLALIVVLFLYSFFQKSFVEFFSVLVGVIIGISIGLFTEFYTSGARVERLAKSALMGPANFLINGLALGMESTFVVTLMIVSGVVFCHRLLGLYGVALSAVGMLATLGMSLAIDAYGPIADNAGGIAQMTGLGDDVRKITDELDAVGNTTAAMGKGFAIASAAMTSLALFANFASVSHVENFDIRQPALFVGALVGAMLPFLFSALTMKAVGYAADEMVEEIRRQIREIPGIISGENLPDYTKCIQIATRGALKRMVFPSLLAVGSPILTYFSLGAVGTAGLLIGATVCGVMVAIFMSNSGGAWDNAKKYVEEGHFGGKGSVTHKATVVGDTVGDPLKDTAGPSINILIKLMAVTSVVIATMVGR, translated from the coding sequence TTGCTTTTTGTGTTCATTACTTCTCTTTTAGGAATAGCTTACGTTTTGTTTTTGGCCTTCAAAATCTTAGACAGCAGCCCGGGTAACGAAAGGATGGTACAGTTATCAAAAATCATCCAGGACGGCGCGAGATCTTTCCTGCTCAGCGAATACAAGGTGTTTCTACCTTTCGTACTCGCTCTCTCTTCGTTGCTTGGGTTCTCGCTGGAATGGAAGATCGCAGGCACGTTTCTGGTGGGGGCGGCTTTTTCGACGCTGAGTGGTTTCTTTGGAATGACGATAGCCACGAAGGCGAACGTTCGCACGAGCTGGGCGGCGAGACAGGGCCTCGGGAGGGCTTTGAAGATCGCCTTCAGTGGCGGTGCCGTGATGGGTTTGACCGTTTCGTCATTGGGACTACTGGGATTGACAGTAGTCTACGTTTTGACCAAAGACGTGACCAAAGTGAGTTACTACTCTTTGGGTGCATCCTTTGTGGCACTGTTTGCACGCGTCGGGGGAGGCATATTCACCAAAGCAGCCGATGTCGGTGCGGACATCGTGGGAAAGACGGAGGCGAATCTGCCGGAGGATGATCCGAGAAATCCCGCCGTCATCGCGGACAACGTGGGAGACAACGTGGGTGATGTGGCGGGCATGGGTGCGGACCTGTTCGAGTCCTACGTTGGTTCGATATTCTCGGCACTCGCTCTGGCTTTCGCTCTCGGTGAAAAACAGAAACTGGACCTGATACTGTTCACAGTCTCGGTTGGTTTGCTTGCTTCCATCTTCGCCGTGTTGTTAACCCGATCGCTCAGTGACAGGGCGAAGGATGCGGCCACGGCGCTGAGACTCGGCACGATCGTTGCCAACCTTGCACTGATCGTGGTCCTATTTCTGTATTCCTTCTTTCAGAAGAGCTTTGTCGAGTTCTTCTCCGTGCTCGTTGGTGTGATCATAGGAATTTCCATAGGTTTGTTCACGGAGTTCTACACCTCCGGAGCGCGCGTCGAGAGACTCGCAAAATCCGCGTTGATGGGTCCTGCGAATTTCCTCATCAACGGTCTGGCGCTCGGAATGGAATCGACCTTCGTGGTGACGCTGATGATAGTTTCCGGTGTGGTTTTCTGTCACAGGCTCCTTGGTCTTTACGGTGTGGCACTCTCCGCGGTGGGCATGCTCGCAACTTTGGGCATGAGTTTGGCCATAGACGCCTACGGTCCCATCGCCGACAACGCAGGTGGCATTGCGCAGATGACGGGACTCGGTGATGATGTGAGGAAGATCACAGACGAGCTCGATGCGGTTGGTAACACCACAGCTGCCATGGGGAAAGGTTTTGCGATAGCTTCTGCAGCGATGACGAGCCTGGCATTGTTCGCAAACTTTGCCAGCGTTTCTCATGTGGAGAACTTCGATATAAGGCAACCTGCCCTCTTCGTCGGGGCACTGGTCGGGGCCATGCTTCCGTTTCTCTTCAGTGCCCTGACGATGAAAGCCGTTGGTTACGCGGCGGACGAAATGGTCGAGGAAATCAGGAGGCAGATAAGGGAAATTCCGGGTATCATATCTGGTGAGAATCTTCCGGATTACACGAAGTGTATTCAAATAGCCACGCGTGGTGCACTCAAGAGGATGGTGTTCCCAAGTTTGCTGGCCGTGGGTTCACCGATCCTGACTTATTTCAGTCTGGGTGCGGTTGGTACGGCCGGACTTTTGATAGGCGCCACGGTTTGTGGTGTGATGGTAGCGATATTCATGTCCAACTCGGGTGGAGCCTGGGACAACGCAAAGAAGTACGTTGAGGAAGGGCATTTTGGGGGTAAAGGTTCTGTGACGCACAAAGCGACTGTGGTCGGAGACACGGTTGGAGATCCGCTCAAAGACACCGCAGGGCCTTCGATCAACATTCTGATAAAGCTCATGGCGGTGACTTCTGTGGTGATTGCCACGATGGTGGGGAGGTAA